GTGAAATGGGCTTTTTATGTTTTCTTTTCTATATTTTTGATATACGTCATGAACGAAGGAGGGACTTACATTGATTGAATTAAAGCAATTGACGAAACAGTACGGTAAAGGTGGTCGAGTAACTACCGCACTATCTAATTTGGATCTGTCAATTGAGAAGGGTGAAATATTTGGAGTCATCGGACATTCAGGTGCGGGTAAAAGTACACTTATTCGATGTATCAACTTATTAGAGCGACCTACATCAGGTGAAGTATGGGTAGATGGTGTAAATTTAACTGCACTGAACACCCAGCAGTTGCAGAAAGAACGACGAAGAATAGGTATGATTTTTCAACACTTCAATTTGCTATCCTCTGCCACGGTGTATGACAATATTGCGTTTCCTTTGCGCTTAGCTCATACATCTAAAGAAACGATTGAAAAGAAGGTTAATGAATTGTTAGCCCTTGTAGGGCTAGAGCAGCATCGTGATAAGTATCCAGCGCAGCTCTCTGGTGGGCAGAAACAACGGGTAGGTATTGCGCGTGCACTTGCAAGTGATCCCGAAGTACTGCTGTGTGATGAAGCGACATCAGCACTTGACCCGCAGACAACAGATTCTATTCTGAAGCTACTGCTAGACATCAATAAACGTTTCAAACTAACCATCGTTCTCATAACCCATGAGATGCATGTTATCCAAAGTATCTGCGATCGTGTTGGAGTGATTCACGAAGGTGGAATTGTTGAGTATGGAGCAGTAACGGAAGTGTTTCTTAAGCCT
The nucleotide sequence above comes from Paenibacillus sp. IHBB 10380. Encoded proteins:
- a CDS encoding methionine ABC transporter ATP-binding protein gives rise to the protein MIELKQLTKQYGKGGRVTTALSNLDLSIEKGEIFGVIGHSGAGKSTLIRCINLLERPTSGEVWVDGVNLTALNTQQLQKERRRIGMIFQHFNLLSSATVYDNIAFPLRLAHTSKETIEKKVNELLALVGLEQHRDKYPAQLSGGQKQRVGIARALASDPEVLLCDEATSALDPQTTDSILKLLLDINKRFKLTIVLITHEMHVIQSICDRVGVIHEGGIVEYGAVTEVFLKPKHAVTRDFIRGEASGNELLQQAIHATHLASSQAVKITFLGEKTYGSILSKTVRETEVDFAILQGTISTIKDTPYGQLIVRFEGEKDGIAKTIDKLVQQGLDVEVME